One stretch of Corynebacterium callunae DSM 20147 DNA includes these proteins:
- a CDS encoding DUF4956 domain-containing protein, producing MTTDLTSIFDFQDLSGTFSVIDVLITLVLSFVLTSIVGVVYQKTHRHISYSQSFVQTLVLVGMVIAIIMLVVGSNIARAFALVGALSVIRFRNAVKETRDVGFLFLAMAIGMTCGTRFYILAIAATVVVCAVLLIMFRFDWFKANIQRQIIKVQVPADGQADSGKSYDEEVEKILADHCTSFELVSAESVRGGALTEFSYTAQMRNTVKPHELVAKLRDVNYGQKAAVLTGHDQTDV from the coding sequence GTGACCACTGATCTCACCTCCATTTTTGATTTCCAGGATCTCTCCGGAACCTTCTCCGTGATCGACGTCCTGATCACCCTCGTCCTTTCCTTTGTCCTAACCTCGATCGTTGGTGTGGTTTATCAAAAGACTCACCGCCACATTTCCTATAGCCAGTCCTTCGTCCAGACTTTGGTACTGGTCGGCATGGTCATCGCCATCATCATGCTCGTTGTTGGATCCAATATTGCCCGCGCCTTTGCGCTGGTTGGTGCCCTTTCTGTGATTCGTTTCCGAAACGCCGTCAAAGAAACCCGCGATGTCGGCTTCCTGTTCTTGGCCATGGCAATTGGCATGACCTGTGGTACCCGCTTCTACATCTTGGCGATCGCTGCCACCGTGGTTGTCTGTGCCGTGCTGCTTATTATGTTCCGCTTCGACTGGTTCAAAGCCAATATCCAGCGCCAGATCATCAAGGTTCAGGTACCTGCCGATGGTCAAGCTGACTCCGGTAAGTCCTATGACGAAGAAGTTGAAAAGATTTTGGCTGATCACTGCACCAGCTTTGAATTGGTCTCCGCGGAATCTGTCCGTGGCGGTGCACTAACCGAATTCTCCTACACTGCCCAGATGCGCAATACCGTCAAGCCTCATGAGCTGGTAGCCAAGCTGCGTGACGTGAACTATGGCCAAAAGGCAGCAGTACTCACCGGCCACGATCAGACGGATGTGTAA
- a CDS encoding prenyltransferase has translation MDSLKVVFGASRPISWVNTAFPFAMGYVLNGGALDWVLYIGTFFFLIPYNIALYGINDVFDYESDIRNPRKGGVEGAVVAKKYHGLLLWASAVTTIPFIIVLFAVGTWVSSLWLIISIFALIAYSAAGLRFKEKPGLDAITSSAHFVTPALIGATLVGNMPSKEFWLAMIAFFFWGMASQILGAVQDVIADRQAGLASIATVWGARTAIRLATVLYVLAAVVVFVLPPPAWVIALASLGYALNAARFWNISDSTCEASRSAWRVFLILNYVTGALLTVLIVYAVWS, from the coding sequence ATGGATAGTCTGAAGGTAGTCTTTGGCGCTTCGCGCCCCATAAGTTGGGTAAATACCGCCTTTCCCTTTGCTATGGGATATGTGCTCAACGGTGGCGCCTTAGATTGGGTCTTGTATATAGGTACTTTTTTCTTCCTTATCCCTTACAACATCGCTTTATATGGCATTAATGATGTTTTTGATTATGAATCAGACATTAGAAATCCGCGTAAAGGCGGTGTAGAGGGGGCAGTGGTAGCCAAGAAGTACCACGGGTTGTTGTTGTGGGCCTCGGCTGTTACGACGATTCCCTTTATTATTGTGCTTTTTGCGGTGGGTACATGGGTGTCATCACTGTGGTTGATTATCTCTATTTTTGCACTTATCGCTTATTCAGCTGCAGGGCTGCGCTTTAAAGAAAAACCTGGTCTTGATGCGATCACCTCTTCAGCGCACTTTGTTACTCCAGCTCTCATTGGTGCCACGCTGGTAGGCAACATGCCTTCGAAAGAGTTTTGGCTAGCCATGATTGCTTTCTTCTTCTGGGGTATGGCCAGCCAGATTTTGGGAGCAGTCCAAGATGTTATTGCCGATCGTCAGGCTGGTTTGGCGTCGATAGCTACAGTCTGGGGGGCCCGGACTGCAATTCGGCTTGCCACGGTGTTATATGTGCTGGCAGCCGTCGTAGTATTCGTTCTCCCCCCTCCTGCCTGGGTAATTGCGTTGGCAAGTTTAGGGTATGCACTTAATGCTGCTCGGTTTTGGAATATTAGTGATTCCACCTGCGAGGCTTCACGATCAGCGTGGCGGGTGTTTTTAATTCTGAATTATGTCACTGGTGCGCTGCTCACCGTGTTAATTGTGTATGCTGTGTGGTCCTAG
- a CDS encoding lycopene cyclase domain-containing protein codes for MTYVLFSIPFIFIGLGIFIFKLQRIPKLLVITGITAVVLMVLTIIFDNLMVWAGLFGFGEGNHLGIMIGRIPIEDLLYPLFAVLLIPALWLPTSGKSEDG; via the coding sequence ATGACATATGTGCTTTTTAGTATTCCTTTTATCTTCATAGGTCTTGGAATCTTCATCTTTAAGCTGCAACGCATTCCAAAACTATTAGTTATTACTGGAATTACCGCCGTCGTATTGATGGTCTTAACCATCATCTTTGACAACCTCATGGTGTGGGCGGGGCTCTTTGGCTTTGGGGAAGGCAATCACCTGGGCATCATGATTGGCCGTATCCCAATTGAAGATCTGCTGTATCCACTTTTTGCCGTGTTATTAATACCAGCGTTGTGGCTACCTACTTCTGGGAAAAGTGAAGATGGATAG
- a CDS encoding phytoene/squalene synthase family protein, translating to MNSSSFLHNAMLRYDRTASKAAGQVISNYSTSFGMATALLAKDMRHDIRNLYAVVRIADEIVDGTATAAGHTAIEAAEILDNYEKAVLNAPQQHFHTDLILQAYADTARRCHFDEKLIQAFFASMRRDLSQHTYDPREFKDYVYGSAEVIGLLCLNVFLQGHNPSSEEKQRLEHGARSLGSAFQKINFLRDLSHDQQELGRSYFPGVLDIDDAGKQALIAEIRKEIRTAQDAIPGLPLQARAGVIAASELFTELVNRIDKASAADLKNKRISVPHKTKMLILARAVPQALKKNLERNHE from the coding sequence ATGAATTCTTCTTCATTTCTTCATAATGCGATGCTGCGCTATGACCGTACTGCCAGCAAAGCAGCAGGTCAGGTTATTAGCAACTATTCCACTAGTTTTGGCATGGCTACCGCTCTCTTAGCCAAAGACATGCGTCACGATATCCGCAATCTCTACGCAGTAGTACGCATAGCGGATGAAATTGTCGACGGCACTGCCACCGCAGCTGGCCATACCGCAATAGAAGCCGCTGAAATTTTGGATAACTATGAAAAGGCTGTACTTAATGCACCACAACAGCATTTTCATACCGACCTCATCCTGCAGGCATATGCAGATACTGCACGCCGCTGCCATTTTGATGAGAAGCTTATCCAGGCATTTTTTGCTTCAATGCGCCGCGACTTAAGCCAACATACCTATGATCCCCGAGAATTTAAGGACTATGTTTATGGCTCTGCAGAAGTCATCGGGCTGCTCTGCCTCAACGTCTTTTTACAAGGCCACAATCCCAGTTCCGAAGAAAAACAACGCCTGGAACATGGAGCCCGCAGTTTGGGTTCGGCTTTTCAAAAAATCAATTTCCTCAGGGATTTAAGCCATGATCAACAAGAACTTGGGCGTTCATATTTTCCCGGTGTGCTGGACATAGATGATGCTGGAAAGCAGGCCCTTATCGCTGAGATTCGAAAGGAAATCCGTACAGCTCAAGATGCCATTCCTGGCTTGCCACTCCAAGCGCGTGCCGGGGTGATTGCAGCCTCGGAACTTTTTACAGAATTGGTTAACCGCATTGATAAGGCTTCAGCTGCAGATCTGAAAAATAAGCGCATTAGTGTGCCACACAAGACAAAAATGCTTATTCTCGCGCGCGCTGTACCCCAAGCTTTGAAAAAGAATCTGGAGAGGAACCATGAATAA
- a CDS encoding lycopene cyclase domain-containing protein, translated as MSEFSYLGALAIFIVCMVICDRQWKLAFFRDFPKAARVIGFAFVAFLAWDLCGIVSGTFYRGSSPYMTGIELAPHMPIEEPLFLFFLCYLTLNLSTAVAQGFGVRVPEAPKAGKK; from the coding sequence ATGAGCGAGTTTAGCTATCTGGGAGCCTTAGCGATCTTTATTGTCTGCATGGTGATTTGCGATCGCCAGTGGAAATTGGCATTTTTTAGAGATTTCCCAAAAGCCGCCCGTGTTATTGGCTTCGCATTCGTTGCATTCCTAGCTTGGGATTTATGTGGAATTGTTAGCGGTACTTTTTATCGGGGTTCATCGCCTTATATGACTGGCATTGAATTAGCTCCCCATATGCCAATTGAAGAACCTCTATTCCTCTTCTTCCTGTGTTATCTGACCCTCAATTTAAGTACTGCGGTGGCACAGGGTTTTGGGGTCCGCGTCCCCGAGGCACCAAAGGCAGGTAAAAAATGA
- a CDS encoding polyphosphate polymerase domain-containing protein: MSNQTLLSGVKTAPHRFNRYEIKYLVAESDIPALREQLKSRMYTDPLSPSGGYRVESLYFDSPDLRCYQEKIEGLKFRRKYRIRTYGDGVLTPESMVAVEIKQRVNKVTQKRRLDLPFFHALALGDSTGGAVGAEVDVDKLLEISPENQHALIREMASFAKNYRLRPIATTTYRREAYVGVDTESGARVTIDHGVAGRDRDFLLGQELDDRPTVDQQLAVVEIKCDERVPFWLTDMTAQLQMSVIRMSKYCETIEAFDRRPASAAGLVEQIF; this comes from the coding sequence ATGAGCAATCAAACATTGTTGTCGGGGGTGAAAACCGCGCCCCACCGTTTTAATAGGTATGAGATCAAATACTTGGTCGCCGAAAGTGATATTCCGGCACTTCGAGAGCAACTTAAATCTCGAATGTATACGGATCCACTTTCGCCGTCCGGTGGATATCGCGTGGAATCCCTCTACTTCGATTCCCCGGATCTGCGCTGTTATCAAGAAAAAATTGAGGGACTAAAGTTCCGGCGCAAATACCGAATCCGCACCTATGGTGATGGAGTTTTAACTCCCGAGTCCATGGTGGCCGTAGAGATCAAACAACGAGTAAATAAAGTTACTCAAAAGCGCCGTCTTGACCTTCCTTTTTTCCACGCACTCGCGCTGGGCGATAGCACCGGCGGTGCGGTAGGCGCAGAGGTAGACGTCGACAAGCTTCTTGAAATATCCCCAGAAAATCAGCACGCGCTGATTCGGGAAATGGCCTCATTTGCCAAAAACTATAGGCTGCGCCCCATCGCTACAACTACCTATCGCCGTGAGGCATATGTGGGTGTGGATACCGAAAGTGGTGCGCGTGTGACCATTGATCACGGTGTTGCTGGCCGCGACCGGGACTTTTTGCTTGGTCAAGAACTTGATGATCGCCCCACTGTGGACCAGCAATTGGCGGTCGTGGAAATCAAATGTGATGAGCGAGTTCCATTTTGGCTCACTGATATGACTGCTCAGTTGCAAATGTCAGTTATTCGCATGTCCAAATATTGCGAAACCATTGAGGCTTTTGACCGTCGCCCAGCCTCAGCTGCCGGCCTTGTTGAACAAATCTTTTAA
- the crtI gene encoding phytoene desaturase family protein, whose product MNKQQHAVVIGAGVAGLTTAALLAKDGFEVTIVEKNGEVGGRAGDLSDPNYPGFRWDTGPSWYLMPDAFDHYFELLGTTTEQELDLKLLNPGYRVYSGSEDPINIPFGKEAAIEFFESVEKGAGAQLRAYLDSAQETYEIAINRFLYTTFSALGPILHPEVLSRVGKLLSLLSQSMQVYVNTRFKDTRLRQILSYPAVFLSSSPDKTPAMYHLMTHTDIVQGVRYPQGGFGAVIQAFYRLALEQGVKVRLNTAVSSIMTSTDQQRTRSTGVRVVNERGQEEQIHADLVVSAADLHHTENHLLPEHLRSYPEKYWEKRDPGIGVVLVLLGIKGKLPELEHHNLFFSQQWDEDFSVVFDGPSAARPLNASKSIYVCMTSASDPDTAPAEHENLFILVPTPPAAELGHGDCYGHEASAAVQDIAAAVIAQVAERAGIVDLEQRIVVQKTIGPADFVERYNSWGAGAIGPAHTLKQSAFLRGQNISKKIDGLYYAGSTTVPGVGVPMCLISAENVIKRIHADTSPGPLEHPLEQVVKR is encoded by the coding sequence ATGAATAAACAACAGCATGCCGTGGTAATTGGTGCTGGCGTCGCGGGACTGACTACCGCAGCGCTATTGGCCAAAGATGGTTTTGAGGTAACCATCGTGGAAAAAAATGGGGAAGTGGGGGGTCGCGCCGGGGACTTGAGTGACCCCAATTATCCAGGTTTCCGCTGGGATACTGGTCCTTCGTGGTACCTCATGCCAGATGCTTTTGATCATTATTTTGAACTTTTGGGCACCACCACTGAGCAAGAACTGGACCTTAAACTCCTTAACCCTGGGTACCGTGTTTATTCCGGTTCGGAAGATCCCATAAATATCCCATTTGGCAAGGAAGCTGCCATTGAGTTTTTTGAATCTGTAGAAAAAGGTGCAGGAGCGCAGCTGCGCGCCTATCTTGATAGTGCTCAAGAAACCTATGAGATCGCGATAAATCGCTTCTTGTACACCACTTTTAGTGCGTTGGGTCCGATTCTGCACCCAGAAGTGCTAAGCCGCGTCGGAAAGCTTTTATCTTTGCTTTCTCAATCAATGCAGGTATACGTTAATACCCGCTTTAAGGACACTCGGCTGCGCCAAATCCTGAGTTACCCCGCTGTGTTTTTGTCTTCTAGTCCTGATAAGACTCCTGCGATGTACCATCTCATGACCCATACCGACATCGTGCAAGGTGTGCGCTATCCACAGGGTGGTTTTGGTGCAGTTATTCAAGCGTTTTATCGGCTGGCGCTGGAACAAGGTGTAAAGGTACGGCTTAACACTGCCGTGAGTTCTATTATGACCAGCACTGATCAACAACGCACCCGTAGTACCGGAGTCCGGGTTGTTAATGAGAGGGGTCAAGAGGAGCAGATTCACGCTGACCTAGTGGTTTCCGCAGCAGACCTACATCACACGGAAAACCATTTACTACCTGAGCATTTGCGTTCCTATCCAGAAAAATATTGGGAGAAACGCGATCCAGGCATAGGAGTTGTACTTGTGCTGTTGGGTATAAAAGGTAAGTTGCCCGAGCTTGAGCACCATAATCTTTTCTTTAGCCAGCAGTGGGATGAGGATTTTTCGGTGGTATTTGACGGGCCTTCAGCAGCTCGTCCACTGAACGCATCCAAATCAATTTATGTGTGCATGACTTCTGCCTCTGATCCAGATACTGCTCCAGCCGAGCATGAAAACCTCTTTATCTTGGTACCTACTCCGCCGGCGGCGGAACTTGGTCACGGTGATTGTTATGGTCACGAAGCCTCAGCGGCAGTGCAAGATATTGCGGCAGCTGTCATCGCACAAGTGGCTGAAAGAGCAGGGATTGTCGATTTAGAGCAAAGAATTGTGGTGCAAAAAACTATTGGCCCGGCCGACTTTGTGGAGCGTTATAACTCTTGGGGTGCCGGAGCGATTGGACCAGCTCACACTCTTAAACAATCTGCCTTTTTGCGTGGTCAAAACATATCCAAAAAAATAGATGGGTTGTATTACGCAGGTTCCACCACAGTTCCTGGAGTGGGTGTTCCAATGTGCCTTATCTCGGCAGAAAATGTTATTAAACGTATCCACGCAGATACCTCACCTGGACCTTTAGAGCATCCTTTAGAACAAGTGGTGAAAAGATGA